The genomic region ATTTTGCTCTCAAGgcataaaatgttatttcattacatttattaaaaattttACCAACATTTGTTGAGCAATTATTATATGTGCCTTTGCAGCATTTCTGAATTCTGAATCTATTTTAGACTTATTTACACCATAGATGCAAACCATGAATACACTGCATATCAAATTTTAGAGTTTCCGTTACATATAGTAAAAATTATACACTTACCTTGCCCATTGTAACTGTGTTCAGACCAGACCAGATGCTGGACTGTACCAGACCTTTTTATAGACCCTGCTGGGATCAGGGCTTTGCAAATGTGAAACAAAGCATTGTCGTGTCAGCACAGTGCACTCTATAAACTGCAGAACACTATAGGGCTGGCTAGCTGCATCAGCTGCTTTGTCTCTGTCAAAGCTCTGTCTGTGAAAAATACTATACAACTGCACTTTCTCAAATGGCTACAATAAGAGTTGCAACATCTGCCTTTATTGGCATGAAAGCTGCATGCAGACTGTGAGGGTAGACAGGACAGCAAAGACAGAAGGTTGGTGTGTTTCAGTAGGTATTTGACATGACAGATATCATTTTGCAGCAGTAGGCTTCATGGATTGAAGATACACACTATGGAGGAAGCAAAtctattgtttttgtatttcagactcctgtttatATGTTGCATGTTGAAATAAGCTCACAATAGACATTGTTGTCATTTGAAAGTCAAGTATTTAATGTTCATTTGAGTTTACATGAGAGTCCTCATTCTCCTGAATGAGCCCACCATGGGGTTGTGGCAGCCCCAGTCACCAGAGGCTCTGTACTCTCCAGGCCTGAGGAAATACTGCCGTCCCCTGTAGTTAGGGTGCTCATAGAAGATCCAGTAACCCTCCATGATGTTGCAGGAGTATATGTCCCTGTAGCGGAAGCGCTCATACACATTGGGGCAGTCATCCATGAACTCCATTGAATGTCCCATCATGTCAGGCCGATTATAGATTCTCATCCTGTAGGACCCTCTATactgtgaagaaaaagaaatgagtaaTGATTATTATGCTGTTTTGGTAGGTGTGCACCCTAGAGAGCATGTTGTTCTCAGCTCATCTCTTCAACTTTAAATTCAAGTGAGTACTTGTACTACTTGGTTTCTTGAAGTAACTACAGATGAGAATGAGCAACAACTCTTTTGCAACATGACAGAATTGGACCCCACCAGCCCAACACCCCTTACACAGAGAAACCCTCTATATGACTAACAGAATTAGAATGAAGGCACTGAGTCTTGGGGGGGTGTATCATATTCTTTTTAAAGGTTGACTGGGTCTCCTTGTGGGCCTTGCAACACTTTTATGCTATGACCTGCCTGAGTATGTGTAAATGACAtcaaaagggaggtgattgaCATCCATTTCTAAAGCGGCATTTGATGTACCAGGTGAGGGGTGGGGTGTGGGGGTGTACCAATCCTATCTGTCTGTTTGATTGACTTACAGGGGGGAACATCTGGCAAGAGCGGATGCAATTGTTGAAGCCCATCCAGCAGTGGTAGTCTGGATACTCGCCAGGGCCAAGGATGTACTGGTAACCCATGTAGTAAGGCTTCTCATAGGCCACCCAGTGTCCACCGCTGACACGGATGGAGTTGCAGCAGTTGAAATGCCTGAAGGTGTCCATGCAGTCACTGCTGCACTCCCAGTGGCGGCCCTGGAAGTTGCGGCCTTCATAGAAGATTATCttgaaagggagagagaggcatgTACCATTAGTATGACTGTGATACTCATGAGTGGACTGTAGGGGACACTGCTCTCCCTTGAACAAACTAAGTTACTTTTTCATAGTCCTATGTGTGCACAAACCTCTCCAGTCTGCTTTACGCTTGCCTATTATTTAGAGTTTAAACCAAATGAAATTGAAACTATTGTTTCAGCTGAGTTTTATTTGAAGACTT from Mastacembelus armatus chromosome 19, fMasArm1.2, whole genome shotgun sequence harbors:
- the crygmxl2 gene encoding crystallin, gamma MX, like 2 — protein: MGKIIFYEGRNFQGRHWECSSDCMDTFRHFNCCNSIRVSGGHWVAYEKPYYMGYQYILGPGEYPDYHCWMGFNNCIRSCQMFPPYRGSYRMRIYNRPDMMGHSMEFMDDCPNVYERFRYRDIYSCNIMEGYWIFYEHPNYRGRQYFLRPGEYRASGDWGCHNPMVGSFRRMRTLM